The proteins below are encoded in one region of Triticum aestivum cultivar Chinese Spring chromosome 1B, IWGSC CS RefSeq v2.1, whole genome shotgun sequence:
- the LOC123137540 gene encoding F-box/FBD/LRR-repeat protein At1g16930, producing MEEALAAPAAASVAASAAAETAKEAAAAAVTATEAAAASNGKEAAAVPATTGAAAAASAAIQASKKRKLHLHDGQDPPASDNCGDADHISRLPDAVLGSIVSLLATKEGARTQAISRRWRPLWRSAPLNLVVNRELINKTHKLIDLIPKVLSEHRGPTRRFLLCFCIDDCYDKIEGWLSSQALDSLQELQLNPKLWFADRKKLYPLPPAACRFSPTLRVAKFHGFHLPDLIGHLSLKFPCLEQLTLERVTISEDALQSMLSGCPALESLELKENLGIARLCISSQTLKSLGFCVDSRYGGVFLQELVIEDAPCLERLLALDPKGGPATIRIICAPKLEILGMLSEDISELHLGRTIFQKGVAVSLTTKMHTMRVLVFSPVGPDLDAVVNFLKCFPCLERLYVIFQPLSRAIYYIGNARKYDPLHPIECFQLHLKKVVLKNYDGENSAFINFAKFFLLNAKALKEMKITSPYHRQHNFFANIQSKLRDQLRASPDAQIELRCGTRDYFTRNKHTHDLSMNDPFDMPSIGCWRCKELGLGDTTYQV from the exons ATGGAGGAGGCGTTGGCCGCGCCTGCAGCGGCATCAGTGGCGGCCTCAGCTGCTGCGGAGACCgccaaggaggcggcggcggcggctgtgaccgcgacggaggcggcggcggcgtcaaaTGGGAAGGAGGCAGCGGCTGTGCCAGCGACTACAGGGGCCGCCGCCGCTGCGTCGGCTGCGATACAAGCTTCCAAGAAGCGTAAGTTGCATCTTCACGACGGCCAAGATCCACCAGCCAGTGACAACTGCGGTGACGCTGATCACATCAGCCGCCTCCCGGATGCCGTCCTCGGCAGCATCGTCTCTCTTCTCGCCACCAAGGAAGGCGCCCGCACGCAGGCCATCTCCCGCCGGTGGCGTCCGCTCTGGCGCTCCGCTCCTCTGAACCTCGTGGTGAACCGTGAGCTCATCAACAAGACCCACAAGCTCATCGACCTGATCCCAAAGGTCCTCTCCGAGCATCGCGGCCCCACGCGCCGCTTCCTGCTCTGCTTCTGCATCGACGACTGTTACGACAAGATCGAAGGCTGGCTTAGCTCCCAGGCCCTGGACAGTCTACAGGAGCTCCAGCTCAACCCCAAGCTCTGGTTCGCGGACAGGAAGAAGCTGTATCCGCTGCCACCGGCGGCGTGCCGCTTCTCGCCGACGCTCCGCGTGGCCAAATTCCACGGCTTTCACCTCCCGGACTTGATTGGGCATCTGTCGCTGAAGTTCCCGTGCCTGGAGCAGCTGACCCTGGAGAGGGTCACCATCTCGGAGGACGCTCTCCAGAGCATGCTCTCGGGCTGCCCTGCCTTGGAAAGCCTCGAGCTCAAGGAAAATTTGGGCATTGCTCGCCTCTGCATCAGCTCCCAAACTCTGAAGAGTCTGGGCTTTTGCGTCGACTCGAGGTATGGAGGTGTGTTTCTGCAAGAGTTGGTCATCGAGGATGCCCCGTGCCTTGAGAGGTTGCTAGCCCTTGATCCAAAGGGCGGCCCAGCGACCATACGGATAATTTGCGCACCTAAACTGGAGATATTGGGTATGCTGtccgaggacatatctgagctCCACCTTGGAAGAACAATTTTTCAG AAAGGGGTTGCTGTTAGTTTGACAACCAAAATGCACACCATGAGGGTTTTGGTTTTCAGCCCTGTTGGCCCTGATCTGGATGCAGTGGTCAACTTCCTCAAGTGCTTCCCCTGCTTGGAGAGGCTGTATGTCATT TTTCAGCCACTGTCACGCGCAATTTATTATATTGGTAATGCCCGGAAGTATGACCCACTGCACCCAATCGAGTGCTTTCAGCTGCATCTAAAGAAAGTGGTGTTGAAGAATTATGACGGCGAAAATAGTGCATTTATCAACTTTGCCAAGTTCTTTCTTCTGAATGCGAAAGCGCTAAAGGAAATGAAAATCACATCGCCTTACCACCGCCAGCACAATTTCTTTGCTAATATACAGAGCAAGCTACGAGATCAACTTAGAGCTTCTCCGGATGCTCAAATTGAACTGAGATGTGGCACTAGGGATTATTTCACACGCAACAAGCATACCCATGATTTGTCGATGAACGATCCCTTTGACATGCCGTCCATCGGATGCTGGAGGTGTAAAGAGTTGGGTCTAGGAGATACTACATACCAGGTTTAA